From Apium graveolens cultivar Ventura chromosome 9, ASM990537v1, whole genome shotgun sequence, the proteins below share one genomic window:
- the LOC141684306 gene encoding uncharacterized protein LOC141684306, producing MSYNRDGSSYDGSDSRSEGEGGGRYTRHEPYVPRNMADPPRAPDVGGTPPVLISNTDILEQLYRMGDTLNSFNSRLNTVERRRTRRGRRFPRHGHALGKAPVVEGDTQGSGDNPRITPRRLQYSDDVEPIVELADEDTEGRERPHLGNQVVPHPHRSGRTMDERRRVENAQSQDEEGRDLSTLKKRLGIRLEDDDLRMLLVEWQKEGNAGEARPRDTTRVPPAFQRDDGMRHREHERAPPRGRPGNFYRGYQRNGRGRMGYQYGRAPYNGRRGGAHSAGEAPAVIPVASHSVTGNGSGARPHDQDGGRTQVRMQNNDEIPRHGQDEPRVRENIQNQNGNMPPPQPQGEGRRDPPPHPGGNQGEFQQVAEQPQQPNVQTIPGVGTFNVNDLKRLLNHLEGGRVTATAQAPSPFAVVVREAQLPAGYRNTTNDLRFHGNSDPVEFLGRFNIEMDVYQVPDLARCRLLAATFREGAQQWFQKLGPGVITSWEQMKTLFLTQFQAAVKYTPPVTTLANVKQKEGESLTSYFKRFNAESTLVRGATDETLKILLIAGLRVGTDFWKHLQGKDPVSLADVLAQAESFKAIEQSLAETKKNDDTYNSKGRSKRRDRSVSPGYRRNARSPNRVNAVSSRREWSPPSNYERRVSNYTPLAASIDHIFEVNKDRGIFKKPDRLTSWQSRDKKKYCDYHESTGHDTHECRHLRDEIEELIKAGHLGEWIDKVKRRRGLDDKGKDERQPPRAEDVEKTAEVKFQRAGSIRAIFGGHPFVGDSNRALERNAREARHPPLTNIHSLEDRPPKVFKGESADITFREKESRWVHHPHNDALVITMLIGAMNVHRVFLDNGSSTNILYYSTYKKLGFPDSDMYFEDAHVYGFTGEAVRVMGSVRLPVTLGEGALSVTQMIDFKVLDQDSAHNVLVGRPWLRAFRVITSIHHLMIKFPTPNGVGSLRGSQYESRDCYHKAVKEFRRRRYEGKGLPVEDVKDIHTKPGGEVHAHYFVENPGKEETNTSGNSFVMQGRISKIRSVEEVVASHTGGIMRKEVNGEKLEGRSEILQGLGDNCKVDAPQKKDAPLNEVEVDAPPNEDAPSGEKVEIEDPRDFDFDLDPRIPMPIEKTGPAEDTISIPVDKNDPSRVLKVGSQLDEEMRGGLTRFLIANLDVFAWSHSDMIGIDPEVMCHRLNILPNCKGIRQKRRPVSGERAIALKEEVDRLLEVGLIKESFYPEWLANPVLVKKPNGKWRTCVDFTDLNKACPKDSFPLPRIDQLVDATAGHALLSFMDAYSGYNQIPMYGPDQEHTSFITDRGLYCYIGMPFGLINAGATYQRLVNMMFKDQIGRTMEVYVDDMLVKSKVTTDHIKHLTEMFNILRRFRMKLNPQKCVFGVESGKFLGFIVNHRGIEANPAKIKALLDMKSPTNVKQVQSLTGRIAALNRFVSKSSDRCKEFFKAIKLAGKDFIWTSECEEAFKRIKEQLGHPPMLSKPLEGENLILYLAVSEYSISAVLVREEDGQQSPVYYVSKRLHDAETRYTSMEKLVYALILASRKLRPYFQAHRVEVRTAYPLRQVLHKPESSGRMLKWAVELGQFDLEYVPRTAIKGQALADFLLEFDSEIDDKALVMLYPPHAEESLEEFPHPWWILHVDGAVNNGGAGAGIVLVSPEGHHLMSAIHFKFYATNNDAEYEALINGLKIALEMGVRNLIARSDSELVVNQVNGGFQARGPRTELYLRCVQRLIGMFKEVRLECVPREKNSNADALAKMGSQQEAVLLGSIPLEIQEVPSIPEIETMQVDEAPKETWMTPILAYIRKGTLPEDKFMARRLRYQAARYVIYDEVLYKRGFNQPLLRCVEEGEGNYILREVHEGICGNHSGGSSLAMKVLRQGYYWPTMREDATNFVKACDRCQRFANYSSMPATLLTPMASPWPFAMWGIDLIGELPKAKGDVKYAVVAVDYFTKWAEAMPLATITAKKIRDFVFNSIVCRFGIPYKLVSDNGKQFDSKELRQLCEELKIKKEFAAVYHPQSNGQTEAVNKIIKHTLKTKLEERKGNWPEELPKVMWSYNTTPRSTTGETPFMLTYGYEAMVPVEVGSGSLRRDCYGKEDAEVNQRLHLDLLEETRENSQLRLAAYQQRVARYYNKKVKGQLLKVGDLVLRKVMPNTKNPQHGVFGANWEGPYRIKSILWKGTYHLEDMDGKLIPRAWNAEHLRKYYQ from the coding sequence atgtcttacaatcgtgatggaagttcttatgatggaagtgacagcaGGTCAGAAGGGGAAGGCGGGGGGCGTTATACTCGCCACGAACCTTACGTTCCCAGAAACATGGCGGACCCACCAAGGGCTCCAGATGTGGGGGGGacacctccagttctcatcagcaacactgatatattggagcaattatatcgcatgggggatactcttaacagTTTTAACTCAAGACTGAACACGGTGGAGCGTCGAAGGACGAGGAGAGGTCGTCGTTTCCCCCGTCACGGTCATGCCTTGGGGAAAGCCCCTGTAGTTGAGGGAGATACCCAGGGGAGCGGGGATAACCCGCGAATCACTCCGCGGCGTTTGCAATATTCTGACGATGTAGAACCTATTGTAGAGCTTGCGGACGAGGACACTGAAGGCAGAGAAAGGCCTCACCTGGGCAACCAGGTAGTGCCACACCCGCATAGGTCTGGAcgtacgatggacgagcgtcgCCGTGTGGAGAACGCTCAAAGCCAAGACGAGGAAGGAAGGGATCTTTCAACCTTGAAGAAgaggcttggcataaggttggaggacgacgatttgaggatgttgctggtagaatggcaaaaggaaggaaacgccggagaagcgaggccccgtgatacgacgcgtgtgccccccgcattccaaagggatgacgggatgcggcaccgcgagcacgagcgtgcccctccgcgaggaaggCCCGGGAATTTCTACCGGGGATATCAGAGGAATGGACGAGGAAGAATGGGATATCAATACGGAAGAGCCCCTTACAATGGTAGGAGAGGTGGCGCGCACTCCGCTGGAGAAGCCCCCGCCGTTATTCCCGTAGCTTCTCACAGCGTTACTGGTAATGGGTCTGGAGCGCGTCCTCATGACCAGGACGGCGGGCGGACTCAAGTAAGAATGCAGAATAATGATGAAATTCCGCGACACGGTCAGGATGAACCTCGTGTACGGGAAAACATTCAGAACCAAAATGGTAATATGCCACCGCCGCAGCCTCAAGGTGAGGGGCGGCGAGATCCTCCGCCGCACCCGGGGGGTAATCAAGGGGAATTTCAGCAAGTCGCAGAGCAACCCCAGCAgcctaatgttcaaaccattcctggggTAGGGACGTTTAATGTGAACGACCTCAAGCGGTTActcaaccatcttgagggaggaagagtaacggcgacagcgcaagctccttctccttttgctgTTGTTGTGAGGGAGGCGCAATTGCCCGCGGGATACCGGAACACAACCAACGACTTGCGTTTCCACGGGAACTCTGATCCTGTAGAGTTCTTGGGGCGTTTTAACATTgaaatggatgtatatcaagtacctgatttggctcGATGCCGTCTCTTGGCAGCCACTTTCAGAGAAGGTGCTCAGCAGTGGTTCCAAAAGCTTGGTCCAGGTGTAATTACAtcctgggaacagatgaaaactttgttttTGACACAATTTCAAGCCGCGGTGAAGTACACACCACCTGTTACCACGCTGGCTAATGTGAAACAAAAGGAAGGAGAAAGTTTGACTTCATATTTCAAGAGGTTTAACGCAGAATCTACTTTGGTGAGGGGTGCAACTGACGAAACGTTGAAAATATTGCTTATAGCTGGGTTGCGTGTGGGGACGGATTTCTGGAAACACCTACAAGGGAAAGACCCAGTGTCATTGGCAGATGTGCTCGCACAAGCGGAGTCGTTCAAAGCAATCGAGCAGTCGCTtgcagaaacaaaaaagaatgaTGATACCTATAACTCCAAGGGGCGATCCAAGAGAAGGGACAGATCTGTAAGTCCGGGTTATCGGCGAAACGCCAGAAGCCCTAACAGGGTAAACGCTGTGAGCTCGCGAAGAGAATGGAGCCCACCATCGAACTACGAGAGAAGAGTCAGCAATTATACCCCGCTGGCGgcgtccattgatcatatcttcgaggtaaataaggacaggggaatcttcaagaagcccgaccgtctaacttcatggcaAAGCAGAGATAAAAAGAAGTACTGTGACTACCATGAGTCTACTGGCCATGACACCCACGAGTGTCGTCACTTGCGGGATGagattgaggaattgatcaaggctggACACCTAGGAGAGTGGATCGACAAGGTGAAGCGACGCAGGGGACTTGATGACAAGGGTAAAGATGAAAGACAACCCCCGCGGGCGGAGGATGTTGAGAAAACGGCGGAGGTCAAGTTTCAGAGGGCCGGCAGCATcagggcaatttttggaggacaccctttTGTTGGTGACAGTAATCGAGCACTTGAAAGAAACGCGAGAGAAGCGCGACATCCACCGCTCACTAACATCCACAGCTTGGAAGATAGACCCCCGAAGGTCTTTAAGGGGGAGTCCGCTGATATTACATTCAGGGAAAAAGAATCTAGGTGGGTGCATCATCCTCACAACGATGCGCTGGTGATTACCATGCTTATTGGGGCAATGAACGTACATCGAGTGTTCCTGGATAATGGGAGTTCTACAAACATCTTGTACTATAGCACCTACAAAAAGCTGGGTTTCCCAGATAGTGACATGTATTTCGAAGATGCGCACGTCTATGGCTTTACGGGGGAAGCAGTGAGAGTTATGGGCTCAGTCAGACTTCCCGTCACGCTTGGGGAAGGGGCTTTGTCGGTTACTCAAATGATAGATTTTAAGGTGCTAGATCAGGATTCCGCGCACAACGTACTGGTCGGCAGACCTTGGTTGCGTgcgttcagggtgataacctcgatacaccacttgatgataaagttcccgACGCCAAACGGAGTTGGCAGCCTGAGAGGGTCACAGTATGAGTCACGTgactgctatcacaaggctgtCAAGGAATTTCGCAGAAGAAGGTATGAAGGGAAAGGTCTCCCAGTTGAAGATGTAAAAGATATTCATACAAAACCGGGTGGAGAGGTCCATGCCCACTATTTTGTTGAAAATCCCGGAAAGGAAGAAACCAATACCTCTGGGAACTCTTTTGTGATGCAGGGACGTATTTCGAAAATCCGTAGTGTAGAAGAAGTGGTGGCGAGTCACACAGGGGGAATCATGCGGAAAGAGGTTAACGGGGAAAAGTTGGAAGGGAGAAGTGAGATTTTGCAAGGTCTCGGCGATAACTGCAaggttgatgctcctcaaaaGAAGGATGCGCCCTTGAATGAagttgaggttgatgctcctccaaaCGAGGACGCGCCCTCAGGTGAAAAAGTGGAAATTGAAgacccccgagactttgatttcgatttggatcccaggatccctatgccTATTGAAAAAACGGGACcggccgaagacacaatatctatTCCAGTTGATAAAAATGACCCAAGCAGGGTTTTGAAAGTGGGATCTCAGTTGGATGAGGAGATGAGAGGAGGTCTTACCCGCTTTCTAATTGCAAACCTCGATGTtttcgcatggagtcattcagataTGATAGGGATCGACCCGGAAGTAATGTGTCACCGTTTGAATATCCTCCCGAATTGCAAGGGCATACGCCAGAAACGCCGCCCAGTAAGTGGAGAAAGGGCGatagcattaaaagaagaagtagaccggttgttggaagtggggttgatcaaagaatcgttctaccccgaatggcttgcaaatccagtactggtgaagaaaccgaatgggaagtggaggacatgtgtggatttcacggatctcaataaggcatgtccaaaggatagcttcccgctgccaagaattgatcagttggttgacgcgaCGGCAGGGCATGCGTTgttgagttttatggatgcatactccggatacaatcaaattccgatgtatggccccgatcaagaacatacatccttTATTACAGACAGGGGGTTATACTGTTACATAGGAATGCCGTTTGGCTTGATTAACGCTGGCGCGACCTACCAGCGGCtggtaaacatgatgttcaaaGACCAAATCGGGAGAACCATGGAAGTGTATGTAGACGATATGCTGGTGAAATCTAAGGTGACAACTGACCATATCAAGCACCTGACGGAGATGTTTAATATCTTGAGGAGGTTTCGTATGAAATTAAATCCGCAAAAATGTGTGTTCGGCGTGGAATCGGGAAAGTTTCTCGGGTTCATTGTCAACcacaggggaattgaggccaaccccgcgAAGATCAAGGCATTGTTGGATATGAAGTCACCTACCAATGTGAAACAGGTGCAGAGTTTGACTGGGAGAATCGCCGCGTTAAATCGATTTGTTTCCAAGTCGTCTGATAGATGCAAGGAGTTTTTCAAGGCGATTAAATTAGCTGGGAAAGACTTTATATGGACGTCAGAATGTGAAGAggctttcaaaagaatcaaggagcaaCTGGGACATCCTCCCATGTTGTCAAAGCCATTGGAGGGGGAAAATCTAATACTGTACCTCGCAGTGTCTGAATATTCGATCAGTGCGGTTCTGGTAAGAGAGGAAGACGGGCAACAATCACCAGTGTACTACGTGAGCAAGCGGTTACACGATGCGGAAACTCGCTACACAAGTATGGAGAAACTGGTTTACGCCCTGATTCTTGCGTCAAGAAAATTGCGGCCGTATTTTCAAGCCCATAGAGTTGAAGTTCGTACAGCATACCCGCTGCGGCAGGTCCTGCACAAACCAGAGTCATCAGGCAGAATGCTGAAATGGGCCGTGGAGCTGGgacagtttgatttggaatatgtGCCTCGAACAGCGATAAAAGGGCAAGCCTTAGCCGATTTCTTGCTGGAATTTGATTCTGAAATTGATGATAAAGCTTTGGTGATGCTATATCCACCTCATGCCGAGGAGTCTTTGGAGGAGTTTCCGCAtccttggtggatcttgcatgtggatggggcggttaacaatggaggagcaggtgCGGGCATAGTACTTGTATCTCCGGAAGGCCACCACCTGATGAGTgcaattcatttcaagttttatgcaactaataatgatgcggagtatgaggcgctgattaatggcctgaaaatcgctctggaaatgggggtgcgaaacttaattgcaagaagtgactcagagttggtagtgaatcaggtgaatgggggatttcaagcgcgaggcccgcgaacagaattatacttgagatgtGTACAGCGCCTGATTGGAATGTTCAAAGAAGTTAGATTGGAATGCGTTCCGCGGGAGAAAAACAGTAATGCGGATGCTTTGGCAAAAATGGGGTCACAACAAGAGGCTGTGTTGTTAGGATCCATCCCTCTTGAAATCCAGGAGGttcctagtatcccagagatagaaactatgcaagtggatgaagctcccaaagaaacatggatgacgcccattctAGCTTACATTCGCAAGGGAACACTCCCCGAAGATAAGTTTATGGCTCGTCGACTCCGTTATCAAGCCGCGAGATATGTGATATACGATGAAGTCCTATACAAGAGAGGGTTCAACCAACCTCTACTCAGGTGTGTTGAAGAAGGAGAAGGAAATTACATCCTAAGAGAGGTGCATGAAGGaatctgtggcaatcactcggggggtagctcgttggcaatgaaagtgttgcgccaagggtattattggcccacaatgagagaagatgctacaaatttcgtcaaggcatgtgatcgctgccagcgctttgcaaactactcgtctatgccggctacactcttgacgcctatggcaagcccatggccgttcgccatgtggggaatcgatcttatcggagaattgccgaaagctaaaggagacgtcaaatatgcagtggttgcggtcgattactttactaaatgggcggaagctatgccactggctactatcaccgcaaagaaaatcagagattttgttttcaactcaattgtatgcaggtttggaatcccttacaagctgGTCTCCGACAATGGAAAAcaatttgatagcaaggagttgcgacagttatgtgaggagttgaaaatcaagaaggaatttgcggcggtctatcatcctcaaagcaatggaCAAACAGAGGCtgttaacaaaataataaaacataccctcaaaaccaagctggaggaacgtaaagggaattggcctgaagaactcccgaaggtgatgtggtcatacaacactacaccgcgatctactacgggagaaacgccgtttatgctgacttacggttacgaagctatggtccccgtggaaGTTGGATCGGGATCACTTCGCAGAGACTGTTACGGGAAAGAGGACGCtgaggttaatcaaaggcttcatttagATCTCTTAGAGGAGACGAGGGAAAATTCTCAGCTAAGGCTAGCAGCATATCAGCAGCGCGtcgcaaggtattataacaagaaggtaaaagGACAGTTGCTGAAGGTGGGGGATTTGGTACTTAGGAAAGTGATGCCCAATACGAAGAACCCccaacatggagtgtttggagctaattgggaaggaccgtacagaataaagtctatcctgtggaaggggacttatcaccttgaagacATGGACGGGAAGCTGATTCCGCGAGCTTGGAATgcggaacatctccgaaagtattaccAGTAA